A single genomic interval of Lentimicrobium saccharophilum harbors:
- the iadA gene encoding beta-aspartyl-peptidase, whose translation MMYLIKNATVYSPENKGKNDVLIAAGKIISVAPVIEIPESLNIKIIEAEGLILTPGFIDAHVHIAGAGGEGGPASRTPELQLSDMIKAGVTTVVGCLGTDGITRSVESVLMKVKSLRAEGVSAWMYTGSYQVPVPAITGDIARDIALIDEVIGVGEVAVSDHRSSLPTVEELSRIAAHARVAGMIGGKAGIVNIHMGDARDPFRPLYQVVESSELTLRQFLPTHINRNEYIFEDAKKYALQGYVDITTSSYPYFPEYEIKPSSALRQLLDAGVPAEHITFTSDACGSLPGFDPVSGDLVRLESGLPASNLTELRDAVLDEKIPLETALQVLTSNPARILKLKQKGRIAQGLDADLLLLNQHFEIHSVYALGVCLMENYKILKKGTYER comes from the coding sequence ATGATGTACCTGATAAAAAATGCAACTGTATACAGCCCCGAAAACAAAGGTAAGAACGACGTGCTGATTGCTGCGGGTAAAATAATTTCCGTAGCTCCGGTGATTGAGATTCCTGAAAGCCTGAATATTAAAATTATTGAAGCTGAGGGACTTATACTTACCCCTGGCTTTATTGATGCCCATGTTCACATTGCAGGTGCCGGTGGCGAAGGGGGACCTGCCAGCCGTACACCGGAACTGCAGTTGAGCGATATGATCAAAGCCGGAGTTACTACGGTAGTAGGCTGTCTGGGTACCGATGGAATCACCCGGAGTGTGGAAAGTGTGCTGATGAAGGTAAAATCTCTGCGGGCCGAAGGAGTGTCGGCCTGGATGTACACAGGCTCCTATCAGGTACCGGTTCCAGCCATTACCGGGGATATTGCACGCGATATTGCATTGATTGACGAAGTGATCGGAGTCGGAGAAGTTGCCGTTTCTGACCACCGCTCATCGCTGCCCACGGTGGAGGAGCTTAGCCGGATCGCGGCTCATGCGCGCGTAGCGGGAATGATCGGCGGAAAAGCAGGGATTGTCAACATTCATATGGGGGATGCCAGAGACCCTTTCAGGCCCCTATATCAGGTTGTAGAAAGCAGCGAGCTCACACTCAGGCAGTTTCTGCCTACCCACATCAACCGGAACGAATATATCTTTGAGGATGCCAAAAAATATGCTTTGCAGGGCTATGTTGACATTACCACCAGCTCATATCCCTATTTCCCGGAATATGAAATAAAACCATCCAGTGCACTCAGGCAGCTTCTGGATGCCGGGGTTCCCGCTGAACACATTACATTCACATCGGATGCCTGCGGGTCGTTGCCCGGATTTGATCCTGTAAGCGGAGATCTGGTGAGGCTCGAAAGCGGGCTGCCTGCCTCCAACCTCACAGAGCTGCGTGATGCCGTGCTCGACGAAAAAATTCCACTGGAAACTGCCCTTCAGGTGCTTACCTCAAATCCTGCACGAATCCTTAAGCTAAAACAAAAAGGGAGAATTGCTCAGGGTTTAGACGCCGACCTGCTGCTGCTGAACCAGCATTTTGAAATTCATTCGGTATATGCTCTTGGCGTTTGCCTGATGGAAAATTACAAAATTCTGAAAAAAGGGACATACGAAAGATAA
- a CDS encoding cyanophycinase encodes MNNLRPELVFLQLTYSKMKYSVLFLFLISRLMMPGVSAQQKGSLLIAGGALKSENKAVYEKILELAGGAEKAVFGVIPAASGAPVSAFEGFKETLISYGVKPGNIHLVNVAMMDDKSTEFADESKWAGNAEDKRVAGILKTCTAVWFTGGDQMRVLMTLIRADGNPTLVLQAVNEVYARGGMIGGSSAGAAIMGPVMIAGGSSSGAFGLSSDTSAPGPGGENSPGEPLFLTNGLGFFRFGIVDQHFNQRARLGRLCMALAQSRDKASFGVGVDENTALIYYAAENKIQVIGENGLTILNAEEVQINGAAPRLKIANLKFSYLEHGDEINLSDMKVTPAARRFPIHGNEEYGLLNPPQSGLLDTDAPGFRELATRYLANNKLLSEIRRTGFIGTTGITVVISKTLQSRAYVSSGENGKKKYTLENFRLDFEPVKIEISPVY; translated from the coding sequence ATGAACAACCTACGCCCTGAGTTGGTATTTTTGCAACTTACTTATAGCAAAATGAAGTACAGCGTTCTGTTTCTATTTCTGATATCCCGGTTGATGATGCCCGGAGTTTCTGCACAGCAGAAAGGGAGCCTGCTTATTGCCGGTGGCGCTTTAAAAAGTGAGAATAAGGCGGTATACGAAAAAATTCTTGAGCTGGCCGGGGGTGCCGAAAAGGCGGTTTTCGGGGTGATTCCTGCCGCCAGTGGTGCTCCGGTAAGCGCTTTCGAAGGCTTTAAGGAAACGCTTATAAGTTATGGGGTAAAGCCAGGCAACATTCATCTGGTGAATGTTGCCATGATGGATGACAAAAGCACTGAATTTGCCGATGAATCAAAATGGGCCGGCAATGCCGAAGACAAGCGGGTTGCCGGAATACTGAAAACCTGCACTGCGGTATGGTTTACCGGTGGAGATCAGATGAGGGTGCTGATGACGCTTATAAGGGCTGATGGGAACCCGACTTTGGTATTACAGGCTGTAAATGAAGTTTATGCAAGAGGCGGAATGATTGGCGGAAGCAGCGCCGGGGCAGCTATTATGGGGCCGGTGATGATTGCCGGCGGTAGTTCGTCAGGAGCCTTCGGACTAAGCTCTGACACCTCCGCACCGGGGCCCGGAGGAGAGAATAGCCCCGGAGAACCCCTCTTTCTGACCAATGGACTTGGATTCTTCCGCTTTGGCATTGTTGACCAGCATTTTAATCAAAGAGCAAGGCTGGGAAGATTGTGTATGGCACTGGCTCAGAGCAGGGACAAAGCAAGCTTTGGAGTGGGTGTCGACGAAAACACTGCTTTAATCTATTATGCCGCGGAAAATAAAATACAGGTCATCGGTGAAAACGGACTCACGATTTTGAACGCTGAGGAAGTACAAATCAATGGAGCAGCTCCCCGGTTAAAAATCGCCAACCTGAAATTCAGCTACCTGGAGCATGGCGATGAAATAAACCTGTCGGATATGAAAGTAACTCCGGCCGCACGCCGCTTCCCCATCCATGGAAATGAGGAATATGGGTTATTGAATCCTCCCCAGTCGGGACTTTTAGACACAGATGCTCCGGGTTTCAGGGAGCTTGCCACCCGTTATCTTGCCAACAACAAACTGTTGAGTGAGATTAGAAGAACGGGATTTATTGGCACAACCGGGATTACAGTAGTCATTTCAAAGACTTTGCAGAGCCGGGCATATGTTTCCTCCGGAGAAAACGGCAAAAAGAAATATACCCTGGAAAACTTCCGGCTTGATTTTGAGCCGGTTAAGATTGAAATAAGTCCTGTTTATTAA
- a CDS encoding SDR family oxidoreductase codes for MKVILSGATGYIGKRLLPLLIEAGHEVTCIVRDRRRFQSHSKTPGKLTVTEGDFLRPETLSTQNIKADIAFYLVHSMSSAIDRFEEMEVQSANNFVAAAKSWNVKQIIFLSGLQNAASGSPHLLSRLKVEQVLIQSGIPYTILRAGIIVGSGSASFEIIRDLTEKLPVMVTPRWLNTRCQPIAVRDVINSLISVMMHTPVFNRVLDIGGPDILTYKQMLLQYAEVRGLRRKIFILPLMTPRLSSYWLYFITSTSYKLAVNLVNSMKVEVVCRENYTENLTGIKPLTYKESISLAFDKIARHHVVSSWKDALVSSSKRSSLKEYIAVPEFGCFHDVRQTEIKCSTGDVIANIWGVGGENGWYYADFLWKVRGYIDKVAGGIGLRRGRTNSDEIFAGDALDFWRVLVADKSEGRLLIYAEMKLPGEAWLEYKIIENNGVASLRQTATFRPRGLSGRLYWYAVWPLHQIIFKGMNSRMAAARLVP; via the coding sequence ATGAAAGTAATATTATCCGGAGCCACCGGTTATATCGGCAAGCGACTGCTTCCATTGCTGATTGAAGCCGGGCATGAAGTTACCTGTATTGTTCGCGACCGCCGCCGGTTTCAATCGCACAGTAAAACCCCGGGGAAGCTTACGGTTACCGAAGGCGATTTTCTGAGGCCTGAAACCCTGAGTACTCAGAATATCAAGGCTGATATTGCATTTTATCTTGTTCATTCCATGAGTTCGGCCATCGACCGTTTTGAAGAAATGGAAGTTCAGTCTGCAAATAACTTTGTTGCCGCTGCCAAAAGCTGGAATGTAAAACAGATTATTTTTCTGAGCGGGCTTCAAAATGCTGCGTCGGGCTCCCCGCATCTGCTCTCCCGGTTGAAAGTGGAGCAGGTTTTAATACAGAGTGGTATTCCTTACACCATCCTCAGGGCAGGAATTATTGTAGGTTCGGGAAGTGCATCGTTTGAGATTATCCGTGATCTTACCGAAAAACTTCCTGTAATGGTGACTCCCCGCTGGCTGAATACCCGTTGTCAGCCCATAGCTGTCAGAGACGTTATAAACAGCCTGATATCGGTGATGATGCACACGCCTGTTTTTAACCGGGTTCTTGATATCGGCGGGCCGGACATACTCACCTACAAACAGATGCTGCTGCAATATGCCGAAGTAAGGGGCCTCCGGCGAAAGATTTTTATACTTCCGCTCATGACCCCGCGGCTTTCATCGTACTGGTTGTATTTTATTACAAGCACGTCCTATAAACTGGCGGTAAATCTGGTGAACAGCATGAAGGTGGAAGTAGTCTGCCGGGAAAATTATACCGAAAACCTGACAGGTATTAAACCGCTCACCTATAAAGAATCCATATCGCTTGCGTTTGACAAAATTGCCCGGCATCATGTGGTGTCAAGTTGGAAAGATGCACTGGTGAGCAGTAGCAAACGCTCAAGTCTTAAAGAATACATCGCTGTTCCTGAGTTCGGATGTTTTCACGATGTCAGGCAAACTGAAATAAAATGCAGCACAGGGGATGTAATTGCGAATATCTGGGGAGTCGGAGGAGAGAATGGCTGGTATTATGCTGATTTTTTATGGAAAGTCAGAGGATATATTGACAAGGTTGCCGGCGGTATCGGCCTCAGGCGCGGACGCACCAATTCCGATGAAATATTTGCAGGTGATGCCCTTGATTTCTGGAGGGTACTGGTGGCAGATAAATCTGAAGGCAGGCTGCTTATTTATGCTGAGATGAAATTACCCGGAGAAGCATGGCTTGAATATAAGATTATTGAAAACAATGGTGTTGCTTCTCTCAGACAAACGGCAACTTTCAGGCCCAGAGGCTTAAGCGGGAGATTGTACTGGTATGCAGTGTGGCCGCTGCACCAGATTATTTTCAAAGGAATGAACAGCCGCATGGCTGCAGCCAGGCTGGTTCCATAA